The following are from one region of the Salvia splendens isolate huo1 chromosome 2, SspV2, whole genome shotgun sequence genome:
- the LOC121793000 gene encoding membrane protein of ER body-like protein isoform X2, giving the protein MEKEESKLEVQAEVEEQEAEEPTPLVRNSRNGDDSKIIPKYGVEINGGVSNGVSQNENENEELRIPAENQKMEEIDWVLANEVIDGGEESEKKVLENGAEAITEGKNSKENHVFHDKAEGLGVNPIPAYIHKTLIVEDPARTKHDVSSLVPVIQFSGASVINNQHGEEGKEDGFSNSDGLPSDSSSQEGVDSTYAYIIREPVLKGPAKYAISSLDPAIQLNGASVINNQHEEEDKEDGVSSSDALSSDSSSQEGVDSTSTYIIREQVLKGPAKYAVSPLDPVIQFNGASVINNQYDEEGKENGVSSSDVLPSESSSQEDLVADIDSTSTYIIREPVLKGPATDFVSSLDPVFQFNGASIINNQHEDKENGISSSDVLSSDSSSQEDLVLSLDPAVDSNGASVVSNQYEDIETNSISEKIHGSSKEIESEETELINEDDLEITELDVERVIRKQTTHDLYCPNCKSCITKRVILSKRKRRKKIPDGEVKRPKTDTAAVGTVSSEDQVHQEGEVGNDDAQTQPIDEDDRDRGPVIFRCLSCFSIFIPTGDGFRLFGRSGKENARDGQAPDVKKSWFDIFKPNRQKTLVGEGISFETNVQQVSSAIPSSSPARVSGQPLVLQDTAPPARAPAPAQLEGTTADEIQDLKLPLLVDELNAVLAADQQMESKPSREVQTIQGDDVVQLPQPSVSAGVDADGTLISVSIPHNEQEVRATIVTTSILDSINVDSRSSDSGNSFETNVKQVSLAIPSSSPAGVSGQPLVLQDSAPPARAPARLKGTTAETAAHEGQDLKIPLLDQQTEPKPIQEVQTIQDNDIVQLPQPSVNADSKLISVSIPHNEQDVRATIVPTSIHDNRNFDSSSDIGEVYPAEVPQKVTTTTTVDFRHDKPLRTSIISEIGDAPSSQGVGIDTKITIIDTHPGATITPSTVSQSGTQTSTAEREGLGAREERKVEVIKSVVYGGLAEIMTSLSIVSSAAGGGASTLNVLTLGAANLIGGLFIIAHNLWDLKCDRVEEQLSNQVTEQADRYRQLLGRRQNFALHAFVAIVAYITFGLVPPVVYGFSFRESDDKQLKLLMVAAASFVCILVLTLGKAYVQRPPKPYLKTVMTFLVIGISASGVSYAAGGLVERLLEKLGLFEPSSVAPNLLVPEMRPVGSGWASY; this is encoded by the exons ATGGAAAAGGAAGAGTCCAAGTTGGAGGTGCAGGCTGAggtggaggagcaagaagctGAGGAACCAACTCCATTGGTCAGAAATTCAAGAAATGGAGATGACAGCAAAATCATTCCAAAATATGGTGTTGAAATTAATGGTGGAGTGAGTAATGGAGTCtctcaaaatgaaaatgaaaatgaagagCTTAGAATTCCTGCAGAAAACCAGAAAATGGAGGAGATTGATTGGGTTCTTGCAAATGAAGTCATTGATGGAGGAGAGGAGAGTGAAAAAAAAGTTCTTGAAAATGGAGCAGAAGCCATTACTGAGGGCAAGAATTCAAAGGAAAATCATGTTTTCCATGACAAAGCTGAAG GTTTAGGTGTTAATCCTATACCTGCGTATATTCATAAGACGCTAATTGTGGAGGATCCTGCACGTACAAAACACGATGTCTCATCACTTGTTCCCGTAATTCAGTTCAGTGGTGCTTCGGTCATAAACAATCAACACGGGGAAGAGGGCAAGGAGGATGGCTTTTCGAATTCAGACGGCTTGCCTTCAGACAGTTCATCTCAAGAAG GTGTGGATTCCACATATGCATATATTATAAGGGAGCCAGTCTTGAAAGGACCTGCAAAATACGCCATCTCGTCTCTTGATCCTGCCATTCAGTTGAATGGTGCTTCGGTCATAAACAATCAACACGAGGAAGAGGACAAGGAGGATGGTGTTTCAAGTTCAGATGCTCTGTCTTCAGACAGTTCATCTCAAGAAG GTGTTGATTCAACATCTACATATATTATAAGGGAGCAAGTCTTGAAAGGACCTGCAAAGTACGCTGTCTCGCCTCTTGATCCCGTCATTCAGTTCAATGGTGCTTCGGTCATAAACAATCAATACGACGAAGAGGGCAAGGAGAATGGCGTTTCAAGTTCAGATGTCCTGCCTTCAGAAAGTTCATCTCAAGAAG ATTTGGTTGCAGATATCGATTCCACATCTACATATATTATAAGGGAGCCAGTCTTGAAAGGACCTGCAACAGACTTCGTCTCATCTCTTGATCCCGTCTTTCAGTTCAATGGTGCTTCGATCATAAACAATCAACACGAGGACAAGGAGAATGGCATTTCGAGTTCAGATGTCTTGTCTTCAGACAGCTCATCTCAAGAAG ATTTGGTCCTGTCTCTTGATCCGGCTGTTGACTCCAATGGAGCTTCCGTAGTAAGCAATCAATACGAGGATATTGAGACGAATAGCATCTCTGAAAAGATTCATGGATCTTCCAAAGAGATCGAGAGTGAAGAAACTGAGCTGATAAACGAGGATGATCTGGAAATAACAGAGTTAGACGTCGAAAGAGTCATTCGGAAGCAGACCACACATGATCTGTACTGTCCCAACTGCAAGTCTTGCATTACAAAGAGGGTTATTCTTAGCAAACGAAAGCGCAGAAAAAAGATTCCCGATGGGGAGGTGAAGCGCCCCAAAACAGATACTGCAGCTGTAGGGACTGTTTCGTCCGAGGATCAAGTTCATCAGGAAGGTGAAGTTGGTAACGACGATGCTCAAACACAACCAATCGATGAAGATGACCGTGACAGAGGCCCGGTTATATTTCGTTGCTTATCGTGCTTCAGCATTTTCATTCCAACTG GGGACGGATTCCGATTGTTTGGTAGAAGTGGAAAAGAAAATGCACGTGATGGACAAGCACCAGATGTAAAGAAGAGCTGGTTCGACATATTTAAACCGAATAGGCAGAAAACACTGGTTGGGGAAG GAATTAGTTTTGAGACGAACGTGCAACAAGTCAGCTCAGCCATTCCATCGTCCAGCCCTGCTCGCGTAAGTGGCCAGCCATTAGTTTTACAAGATACGGCCCCACCTGCTCGTGCTCCTGCTCCTGCACAACTCGAGGGAACTACGGCAGATGAAATCCAAGATCTAAAACTCCCCTTGTTAGTAG ATGAGTTGAATGCCGTGTTAGCCGCGGATCAGCAAATGGAATCAAAACCTAGCCGGGAAGTTCAGACAATTCAAGGCGACGACGTTGTCCAGCTCCCACAACCATCAGTGTCAGCAGGTGTAGACGCGGATGGCACATTGATCTCAGTATCTATTCCTCACAACGAACAAGAAGTTAGAGCCACTATCGTGACCACATCTATTCTTGACAGCATAAATGTCGATTCAAGAAGCAGTGATAGCG GAAATAGTTTCGAAACAAACGTGAAACAAGTCAGCTTAGCCATTCCATCATCCAGCCCTGCTGGTGTAAGTGGCCAACCATTAGTTTTACAAGATTCGGCCCCACCTGCTCGTGCTCCTGCACGACTCAAGGGAACTACAGCGGAAACTGCTGCACACGAAGGCCAGGATCTAAAAATCCCCTTGTTAG ATCAGCAAACGGAACCAAAACCTATCCAAGAAGTTCAGACCATTCAAGACAACGACATTGTCCAGCTCCCACAACCATCAGTAAACGCGGATAGCAAATTGATCTCAGTATCTATTCCTCACAACGAACAAGACGTTAGAGCCACTATCGTGCCTACATCTATTCACGACAACAGAAATTTCGATTCCAGCAGTGACATCG GTGAGGTCTACCCTGCTGAAGTGCCTCAGAAGGTGACAACTACAACGACCGTCGACTTCAGACACGACAAGCCACTCAGAACTAGTATCATCTCAGAAATTGGAGATGCACCATCTTCACAAG GTGTAGGCATTGATACCAAGATAACTATCATAGATACACATCCAGGAGCGACTATAACACCTTCGACAGTTTCCCAGTCGGGAACTCAAACTAGTACTGCTGAAAGGGAAGGACTCGGAGCGAGAGAAGAACGCAAAGTTGAAGTGATCAAAAGCGTAGTTTACGGTGGGCTAGCAGAGATCATGACTAGCCTTAGCATTGTGTCATCAGCCGCTGGTGGTGGTGCGTCCACAT TGAATGTGTTAACTCTGGGAGCTGCAAATTTGATTGGAGGTCTTTTCATCATTGCTCACAAT TTGTGGGACTTAAAATGCGACCGCGTCGAGGAGCAGCTCTCTAACCAAGTGACCGAGCAGGCAGATCGTTACAGACAGCTCCTGGGCCGGAGACAGAATTTCGCGCTTCACGCCTTTGTTGCCATAGTAGCGTACATCACGTTCGGCTTGGTGCCTCCGGTCGTGTACGGCTTCTCGTTCCGTGAGTCAGATGACAAACAGCTGAAGCTATTGATGGTGGCAGCAGCTTCCTTTGTGTGCATACTTGTGCTGACATTGGGAAAGGCCTATGTGCAGAGGCCCCCAAAGCCTTACTTGAAAACAGTCATGACCTTCTTGGTTATTGGGATATCTGCCTCGGGCGTGTCGTACGCTGCCGGAGGATTAGTCGAGCGCCTTCTGGAGAAGCTCGGTTTGTTCGAGCCGAGCTCGGTAGCTCCTAACTTGCTTGTGCCGGAGATGAGACCAGTTGGTTCGGGATGGGCCTCTTACTGa
- the LOC121793000 gene encoding membrane protein of ER body-like protein isoform X1, translating into MEKEESKLEVQAEVEEQEAEEPTPLVRNSRNGDDSKIIPKYGVEINGGVSNGVSQNENENEELRIPAENQKMEEIDWVLANEVIDGGEESEKKVLENGAEAITEGKNSKENHVFHDKAEGLGVNPIPAYIHKTLIVEDPARTKHDVSSLVPVIQFSGASVINNQHGEEGKEDGFSNSDGLPSDSSSQEGVDSTYAYIIREPVLKGPAKYAISSLDPAIQLNGASVINNQHEEEDKEDGVSSSDALSSDSSSQEGVDSTSTYIIREQVLKGPAKYAVSPLDPVIQFNGASVINNQYDEEGKENGVSSSDVLPSESSSQEDLVADIDSTSTYIIREPVLKGPATDFVSSLDPVFQFNGASIINNQHEDKENGISSSDVLSSDSSSQEDLVLSLDPAVDSNGASVVSNQYEDIETNSISEKIHGSSKEIESEETELINEDDLEITELDVERVIRKQTTHDLYCPNCKSCITKRVILSKRKRRKKIPDGEVKRPKTDTAAVGTVSSEDQVHQEGEVGNDDAQTQPIDEDDRDRGPVIFRCLSCFSIFIPTGDGFRLFGRSGKENARDGQAPDVKKSWFDIFKPNRQKTLVGEGISFETNVQQVSSAIPSSSPARVSGQPLVLQDTAPPARAPAPAQLEGTTADEIQDLKLPLLVDELNAVLAADQQMESKPSREVQTIQGDDVVQLPQPSVSAGVDADGTLISVSIPHNEQEVRATIVTTSILDSINVDSRSSDSGNSFETNVKQVSLAIPSSSPAGVSGQPLVLQDSAPPARAPARLKGTTAETAAHEGQDLKIPLLDKSDAVLAADQQTEPKPIQEVQTIQDNDIVQLPQPSVNADSKLISVSIPHNEQDVRATIVPTSIHDNRNFDSSSDIGEVYPAEVPQKVTTTTTVDFRHDKPLRTSIISEIGDAPSSQGVGIDTKITIIDTHPGATITPSTVSQSGTQTSTAEREGLGAREERKVEVIKSVVYGGLAEIMTSLSIVSSAAGGGASTLNVLTLGAANLIGGLFIIAHNLWDLKCDRVEEQLSNQVTEQADRYRQLLGRRQNFALHAFVAIVAYITFGLVPPVVYGFSFRESDDKQLKLLMVAAASFVCILVLTLGKAYVQRPPKPYLKTVMTFLVIGISASGVSYAAGGLVERLLEKLGLFEPSSVAPNLLVPEMRPVGSGWASY; encoded by the exons ATGGAAAAGGAAGAGTCCAAGTTGGAGGTGCAGGCTGAggtggaggagcaagaagctGAGGAACCAACTCCATTGGTCAGAAATTCAAGAAATGGAGATGACAGCAAAATCATTCCAAAATATGGTGTTGAAATTAATGGTGGAGTGAGTAATGGAGTCtctcaaaatgaaaatgaaaatgaagagCTTAGAATTCCTGCAGAAAACCAGAAAATGGAGGAGATTGATTGGGTTCTTGCAAATGAAGTCATTGATGGAGGAGAGGAGAGTGAAAAAAAAGTTCTTGAAAATGGAGCAGAAGCCATTACTGAGGGCAAGAATTCAAAGGAAAATCATGTTTTCCATGACAAAGCTGAAG GTTTAGGTGTTAATCCTATACCTGCGTATATTCATAAGACGCTAATTGTGGAGGATCCTGCACGTACAAAACACGATGTCTCATCACTTGTTCCCGTAATTCAGTTCAGTGGTGCTTCGGTCATAAACAATCAACACGGGGAAGAGGGCAAGGAGGATGGCTTTTCGAATTCAGACGGCTTGCCTTCAGACAGTTCATCTCAAGAAG GTGTGGATTCCACATATGCATATATTATAAGGGAGCCAGTCTTGAAAGGACCTGCAAAATACGCCATCTCGTCTCTTGATCCTGCCATTCAGTTGAATGGTGCTTCGGTCATAAACAATCAACACGAGGAAGAGGACAAGGAGGATGGTGTTTCAAGTTCAGATGCTCTGTCTTCAGACAGTTCATCTCAAGAAG GTGTTGATTCAACATCTACATATATTATAAGGGAGCAAGTCTTGAAAGGACCTGCAAAGTACGCTGTCTCGCCTCTTGATCCCGTCATTCAGTTCAATGGTGCTTCGGTCATAAACAATCAATACGACGAAGAGGGCAAGGAGAATGGCGTTTCAAGTTCAGATGTCCTGCCTTCAGAAAGTTCATCTCAAGAAG ATTTGGTTGCAGATATCGATTCCACATCTACATATATTATAAGGGAGCCAGTCTTGAAAGGACCTGCAACAGACTTCGTCTCATCTCTTGATCCCGTCTTTCAGTTCAATGGTGCTTCGATCATAAACAATCAACACGAGGACAAGGAGAATGGCATTTCGAGTTCAGATGTCTTGTCTTCAGACAGCTCATCTCAAGAAG ATTTGGTCCTGTCTCTTGATCCGGCTGTTGACTCCAATGGAGCTTCCGTAGTAAGCAATCAATACGAGGATATTGAGACGAATAGCATCTCTGAAAAGATTCATGGATCTTCCAAAGAGATCGAGAGTGAAGAAACTGAGCTGATAAACGAGGATGATCTGGAAATAACAGAGTTAGACGTCGAAAGAGTCATTCGGAAGCAGACCACACATGATCTGTACTGTCCCAACTGCAAGTCTTGCATTACAAAGAGGGTTATTCTTAGCAAACGAAAGCGCAGAAAAAAGATTCCCGATGGGGAGGTGAAGCGCCCCAAAACAGATACTGCAGCTGTAGGGACTGTTTCGTCCGAGGATCAAGTTCATCAGGAAGGTGAAGTTGGTAACGACGATGCTCAAACACAACCAATCGATGAAGATGACCGTGACAGAGGCCCGGTTATATTTCGTTGCTTATCGTGCTTCAGCATTTTCATTCCAACTG GGGACGGATTCCGATTGTTTGGTAGAAGTGGAAAAGAAAATGCACGTGATGGACAAGCACCAGATGTAAAGAAGAGCTGGTTCGACATATTTAAACCGAATAGGCAGAAAACACTGGTTGGGGAAG GAATTAGTTTTGAGACGAACGTGCAACAAGTCAGCTCAGCCATTCCATCGTCCAGCCCTGCTCGCGTAAGTGGCCAGCCATTAGTTTTACAAGATACGGCCCCACCTGCTCGTGCTCCTGCTCCTGCACAACTCGAGGGAACTACGGCAGATGAAATCCAAGATCTAAAACTCCCCTTGTTAGTAG ATGAGTTGAATGCCGTGTTAGCCGCGGATCAGCAAATGGAATCAAAACCTAGCCGGGAAGTTCAGACAATTCAAGGCGACGACGTTGTCCAGCTCCCACAACCATCAGTGTCAGCAGGTGTAGACGCGGATGGCACATTGATCTCAGTATCTATTCCTCACAACGAACAAGAAGTTAGAGCCACTATCGTGACCACATCTATTCTTGACAGCATAAATGTCGATTCAAGAAGCAGTGATAGCG GAAATAGTTTCGAAACAAACGTGAAACAAGTCAGCTTAGCCATTCCATCATCCAGCCCTGCTGGTGTAAGTGGCCAACCATTAGTTTTACAAGATTCGGCCCCACCTGCTCGTGCTCCTGCACGACTCAAGGGAACTACAGCGGAAACTGCTGCACACGAAGGCCAGGATCTAAAAATCCCCTTGTTAG ATAAGTCGGATGCTGTATTAGCCGCAGATCAGCAAACGGAACCAAAACCTATCCAAGAAGTTCAGACCATTCAAGACAACGACATTGTCCAGCTCCCACAACCATCAGTAAACGCGGATAGCAAATTGATCTCAGTATCTATTCCTCACAACGAACAAGACGTTAGAGCCACTATCGTGCCTACATCTATTCACGACAACAGAAATTTCGATTCCAGCAGTGACATCG GTGAGGTCTACCCTGCTGAAGTGCCTCAGAAGGTGACAACTACAACGACCGTCGACTTCAGACACGACAAGCCACTCAGAACTAGTATCATCTCAGAAATTGGAGATGCACCATCTTCACAAG GTGTAGGCATTGATACCAAGATAACTATCATAGATACACATCCAGGAGCGACTATAACACCTTCGACAGTTTCCCAGTCGGGAACTCAAACTAGTACTGCTGAAAGGGAAGGACTCGGAGCGAGAGAAGAACGCAAAGTTGAAGTGATCAAAAGCGTAGTTTACGGTGGGCTAGCAGAGATCATGACTAGCCTTAGCATTGTGTCATCAGCCGCTGGTGGTGGTGCGTCCACAT TGAATGTGTTAACTCTGGGAGCTGCAAATTTGATTGGAGGTCTTTTCATCATTGCTCACAAT TTGTGGGACTTAAAATGCGACCGCGTCGAGGAGCAGCTCTCTAACCAAGTGACCGAGCAGGCAGATCGTTACAGACAGCTCCTGGGCCGGAGACAGAATTTCGCGCTTCACGCCTTTGTTGCCATAGTAGCGTACATCACGTTCGGCTTGGTGCCTCCGGTCGTGTACGGCTTCTCGTTCCGTGAGTCAGATGACAAACAGCTGAAGCTATTGATGGTGGCAGCAGCTTCCTTTGTGTGCATACTTGTGCTGACATTGGGAAAGGCCTATGTGCAGAGGCCCCCAAAGCCTTACTTGAAAACAGTCATGACCTTCTTGGTTATTGGGATATCTGCCTCGGGCGTGTCGTACGCTGCCGGAGGATTAGTCGAGCGCCTTCTGGAGAAGCTCGGTTTGTTCGAGCCGAGCTCGGTAGCTCCTAACTTGCTTGTGCCGGAGATGAGACCAGTTGGTTCGGGATGGGCCTCTTACTGa
- the LOC121793000 gene encoding membrane protein of ER body-like protein isoform X3, giving the protein MEKEESKLEVQAEVEEQEAEEPTPLVRNSRNGDDSKIIPKYGVEINGGVSNGVSQNENENEELRIPAENQKMEEIDWVLANEVIDGGEESEKKVLENGAEAITEGKNSKENHVFHDKAEGLGVNPIPAYIHKTLIVEDPARTKHDVSSLVPVIQFSGASVINNQHGEEGKEDGFSNSDGLPSDSSSQEGVDSTYAYIIREPVLKGPAKYAISSLDPAIQLNGASVINNQHEEEDKEDGVSSSDALSSDSSSQEDLVADIDSTSTYIIREPVLKGPATDFVSSLDPVFQFNGASIINNQHEDKENGISSSDVLSSDSSSQEDLVLSLDPAVDSNGASVVSNQYEDIETNSISEKIHGSSKEIESEETELINEDDLEITELDVERVIRKQTTHDLYCPNCKSCITKRVILSKRKRRKKIPDGEVKRPKTDTAAVGTVSSEDQVHQEGEVGNDDAQTQPIDEDDRDRGPVIFRCLSCFSIFIPTGDGFRLFGRSGKENARDGQAPDVKKSWFDIFKPNRQKTLVGEGISFETNVQQVSSAIPSSSPARVSGQPLVLQDTAPPARAPAPAQLEGTTADEIQDLKLPLLVDELNAVLAADQQMESKPSREVQTIQGDDVVQLPQPSVSAGVDADGTLISVSIPHNEQEVRATIVTTSILDSINVDSRSSDSGNSFETNVKQVSLAIPSSSPAGVSGQPLVLQDSAPPARAPARLKGTTAETAAHEGQDLKIPLLDKSDAVLAADQQTEPKPIQEVQTIQDNDIVQLPQPSVNADSKLISVSIPHNEQDVRATIVPTSIHDNRNFDSSSDIGEVYPAEVPQKVTTTTTVDFRHDKPLRTSIISEIGDAPSSQGVGIDTKITIIDTHPGATITPSTVSQSGTQTSTAEREGLGAREERKVEVIKSVVYGGLAEIMTSLSIVSSAAGGGASTLNVLTLGAANLIGGLFIIAHNLWDLKCDRVEEQLSNQVTEQADRYRQLLGRRQNFALHAFVAIVAYITFGLVPPVVYGFSFRESDDKQLKLLMVAAASFVCILVLTLGKAYVQRPPKPYLKTVMTFLVIGISASGVSYAAGGLVERLLEKLGLFEPSSVAPNLLVPEMRPVGSGWASY; this is encoded by the exons ATGGAAAAGGAAGAGTCCAAGTTGGAGGTGCAGGCTGAggtggaggagcaagaagctGAGGAACCAACTCCATTGGTCAGAAATTCAAGAAATGGAGATGACAGCAAAATCATTCCAAAATATGGTGTTGAAATTAATGGTGGAGTGAGTAATGGAGTCtctcaaaatgaaaatgaaaatgaagagCTTAGAATTCCTGCAGAAAACCAGAAAATGGAGGAGATTGATTGGGTTCTTGCAAATGAAGTCATTGATGGAGGAGAGGAGAGTGAAAAAAAAGTTCTTGAAAATGGAGCAGAAGCCATTACTGAGGGCAAGAATTCAAAGGAAAATCATGTTTTCCATGACAAAGCTGAAG GTTTAGGTGTTAATCCTATACCTGCGTATATTCATAAGACGCTAATTGTGGAGGATCCTGCACGTACAAAACACGATGTCTCATCACTTGTTCCCGTAATTCAGTTCAGTGGTGCTTCGGTCATAAACAATCAACACGGGGAAGAGGGCAAGGAGGATGGCTTTTCGAATTCAGACGGCTTGCCTTCAGACAGTTCATCTCAAGAAG GTGTGGATTCCACATATGCATATATTATAAGGGAGCCAGTCTTGAAAGGACCTGCAAAATACGCCATCTCGTCTCTTGATCCTGCCATTCAGTTGAATGGTGCTTCGGTCATAAACAATCAACACGAGGAAGAGGACAAGGAGGATGGTGTTTCAAGTTCAGATGCTCTGTCTTCAGACAGTTCATCTCAAGAAG ATTTGGTTGCAGATATCGATTCCACATCTACATATATTATAAGGGAGCCAGTCTTGAAAGGACCTGCAACAGACTTCGTCTCATCTCTTGATCCCGTCTTTCAGTTCAATGGTGCTTCGATCATAAACAATCAACACGAGGACAAGGAGAATGGCATTTCGAGTTCAGATGTCTTGTCTTCAGACAGCTCATCTCAAGAAG ATTTGGTCCTGTCTCTTGATCCGGCTGTTGACTCCAATGGAGCTTCCGTAGTAAGCAATCAATACGAGGATATTGAGACGAATAGCATCTCTGAAAAGATTCATGGATCTTCCAAAGAGATCGAGAGTGAAGAAACTGAGCTGATAAACGAGGATGATCTGGAAATAACAGAGTTAGACGTCGAAAGAGTCATTCGGAAGCAGACCACACATGATCTGTACTGTCCCAACTGCAAGTCTTGCATTACAAAGAGGGTTATTCTTAGCAAACGAAAGCGCAGAAAAAAGATTCCCGATGGGGAGGTGAAGCGCCCCAAAACAGATACTGCAGCTGTAGGGACTGTTTCGTCCGAGGATCAAGTTCATCAGGAAGGTGAAGTTGGTAACGACGATGCTCAAACACAACCAATCGATGAAGATGACCGTGACAGAGGCCCGGTTATATTTCGTTGCTTATCGTGCTTCAGCATTTTCATTCCAACTG GGGACGGATTCCGATTGTTTGGTAGAAGTGGAAAAGAAAATGCACGTGATGGACAAGCACCAGATGTAAAGAAGAGCTGGTTCGACATATTTAAACCGAATAGGCAGAAAACACTGGTTGGGGAAG GAATTAGTTTTGAGACGAACGTGCAACAAGTCAGCTCAGCCATTCCATCGTCCAGCCCTGCTCGCGTAAGTGGCCAGCCATTAGTTTTACAAGATACGGCCCCACCTGCTCGTGCTCCTGCTCCTGCACAACTCGAGGGAACTACGGCAGATGAAATCCAAGATCTAAAACTCCCCTTGTTAGTAG ATGAGTTGAATGCCGTGTTAGCCGCGGATCAGCAAATGGAATCAAAACCTAGCCGGGAAGTTCAGACAATTCAAGGCGACGACGTTGTCCAGCTCCCACAACCATCAGTGTCAGCAGGTGTAGACGCGGATGGCACATTGATCTCAGTATCTATTCCTCACAACGAACAAGAAGTTAGAGCCACTATCGTGACCACATCTATTCTTGACAGCATAAATGTCGATTCAAGAAGCAGTGATAGCG GAAATAGTTTCGAAACAAACGTGAAACAAGTCAGCTTAGCCATTCCATCATCCAGCCCTGCTGGTGTAAGTGGCCAACCATTAGTTTTACAAGATTCGGCCCCACCTGCTCGTGCTCCTGCACGACTCAAGGGAACTACAGCGGAAACTGCTGCACACGAAGGCCAGGATCTAAAAATCCCCTTGTTAG ATAAGTCGGATGCTGTATTAGCCGCAGATCAGCAAACGGAACCAAAACCTATCCAAGAAGTTCAGACCATTCAAGACAACGACATTGTCCAGCTCCCACAACCATCAGTAAACGCGGATAGCAAATTGATCTCAGTATCTATTCCTCACAACGAACAAGACGTTAGAGCCACTATCGTGCCTACATCTATTCACGACAACAGAAATTTCGATTCCAGCAGTGACATCG GTGAGGTCTACCCTGCTGAAGTGCCTCAGAAGGTGACAACTACAACGACCGTCGACTTCAGACACGACAAGCCACTCAGAACTAGTATCATCTCAGAAATTGGAGATGCACCATCTTCACAAG GTGTAGGCATTGATACCAAGATAACTATCATAGATACACATCCAGGAGCGACTATAACACCTTCGACAGTTTCCCAGTCGGGAACTCAAACTAGTACTGCTGAAAGGGAAGGACTCGGAGCGAGAGAAGAACGCAAAGTTGAAGTGATCAAAAGCGTAGTTTACGGTGGGCTAGCAGAGATCATGACTAGCCTTAGCATTGTGTCATCAGCCGCTGGTGGTGGTGCGTCCACAT TGAATGTGTTAACTCTGGGAGCTGCAAATTTGATTGGAGGTCTTTTCATCATTGCTCACAAT TTGTGGGACTTAAAATGCGACCGCGTCGAGGAGCAGCTCTCTAACCAAGTGACCGAGCAGGCAGATCGTTACAGACAGCTCCTGGGCCGGAGACAGAATTTCGCGCTTCACGCCTTTGTTGCCATAGTAGCGTACATCACGTTCGGCTTGGTGCCTCCGGTCGTGTACGGCTTCTCGTTCCGTGAGTCAGATGACAAACAGCTGAAGCTATTGATGGTGGCAGCAGCTTCCTTTGTGTGCATACTTGTGCTGACATTGGGAAAGGCCTATGTGCAGAGGCCCCCAAAGCCTTACTTGAAAACAGTCATGACCTTCTTGGTTATTGGGATATCTGCCTCGGGCGTGTCGTACGCTGCCGGAGGATTAGTCGAGCGCCTTCTGGAGAAGCTCGGTTTGTTCGAGCCGAGCTCGGTAGCTCCTAACTTGCTTGTGCCGGAGATGAGACCAGTTGGTTCGGGATGGGCCTCTTACTGa